The sequence below is a genomic window from Mycobacterium spongiae.
GCTGCCCAAGTTTGCGTTGCCGATGTTCCCGCTGCCCAGGTTCGCGTTGCCGATGTTTCCGCTGCCCAGGTTCAGGTTGCCGATATTGCCCAGACCTAGATTCCACGCACCGGTGTTGCCGAGACCGGTGTTAAGCGCCGGAAGCACCGCCGCCGCCAGCCCCGCCACCGGGACACCCCCGGTGATCGGAACCGCCGCCAGCGCGCGAGAAGCCGCCGCACCAGCCCCAGTCAACGGCGCCAACACCGGATCCACCGCAGCTGCCACCGGCGCTACCGCACGCGCCGCAGCCGTACCCACCGCAGCCAGCGGTGCGGCCACCGGACTGGCCGCCACCGCCCCGGCCAGCCGCGCCCCAGCCGCAGCCACGGGCGCCGCAACCTTGCCGGCCACGCCGAGCACCTGACCTACACCCGGCAAGGCCCCTAACCCTTGCTGCAGCCCCGTTTGCCACGGCACCAAACCCGCCGCCGCCGCCGAGGCCCCGCCGTGATAGCCGACCATCGCGGCCACATCGGCAGCCCACATCTCCTCATAGATGCCTTCGGTAGCCGCGATCGCCGGCGCGTTTTGCCCAAACAGATTCGATAACACCAACTGCACGAACGCATTGCGGTTGGCCGCGACCGCCAGCGGATGCACCGTCGCCGCCCGCGCGGCCTCAAACGCGCTCGCGGCCGCTCTCGCCTGCCCAGCAGAGCCAACGGCCCGCGCCGCCGCAGCACCCAACCAACCCGCATACGGGGCGGCCGACGCGGCCATCGCCGCCGCCGCCGCGCCCTGCCAGGACTGATCGGCCAAGCCCGCGGTCACTGCCACAAATGACTCCGCCGCCACCTCCAACTCCTCGGCCAACCCCTCCCACGCCGCCGCGGCAGACAAGATGGGCGCAGACCCCGCACCGGTAAACATCCGCAACGAATTAATCTCCGGCGGCAGCACCGAAAAGCTCATGACACCCAACCCCTTCCGTCAGGCCGGCCCACGCCAGGTTCCGCGTCCGGCTGCTCATCCCCCGCCGGCAACTCAGGCGATCACATCAGTGGCAATGCTAGGAGACGCACGACCCTGCCGGTCGGATATTCGCCGACTTGTGTGCATTCCAGAAACCATTGGTGGCCAATCCTCGAGCGGCAATGGTCGCCAACCAGGGATAGCGGGTTCCGGTGAGGGGACCGGTTTGGATGGTCCAGCGGTTATGCGGCTTGGGGTTGGTGGGTCGTGGTCCCCCGAGGGCCAACTGGGTTGGGGTGAGTTCGCCGTGGCCGTAGTGGGGCCTGTGTCTTGTTGCTGCGCAACAGCACCCGGGCACCTTCGTCGCCCCAGCGAGGCCGCTAGACAAGGGGGGTAGGCACCTAAATCCAGACGCCCTTGCCGACTGCGACCACGCCGCCGGTGCTGATCGCGAACCGTTCCCGGTCCTTCTCCATGTCCACTCCGACCATTTCACCAGGTCCGACGACAACATTCTTGTCCAGGATCGCGTGGCGGACTACAGCGCCGCGGCCGACCCGAGCGCCCGGCATGATGACGCTGCCCTCGACGATCGCGCCGTCATCGACCACAACGTTCGACGACAGCACCGAATTACGCACCGACGCCGCCGAAATGATGCTGCCGGCACCGACCACCGAGTCCTGAGCCGAGCCACCGTTGACGAACTTCGCCGGCGCCAGGTTCTCCGACTCCCCACGGATCGGCCAGCGCTTGTTGTACAAGTTGAACACCGGATGCACCGACACCAAGTCCATGTGTGCGTCGTAGAACGCATCCAGCGTCCCCACGTCACGCCAATAGCCGCGGTCGCGTTCGGTGGCGCCAGGTACTTCGTTGTCCGAGAAGTCGTAGACGGCGCCCCTGCCGTCGGCCACCAGTCGGGGAATGATGTCACCGCCCATGTCGTGATCCGAATGGTCGTCGTCGGCGTCGGCGCGAATCGCGTCGATCAACACCTTGGTGGTGAAGACGTAGTTACCCATGGAAACGAACGTGGTCTCAGGGTCGTCGGGTGTTCCGGGCGGCTCTAGCGGCTTCTCGACAAAGCCACGGATGACGCCAGATTCGTCGGCGTCAATACAGCCGAATGCGGTCGCGGTCGCACGCGGAACACGAATGCCCGCCACCGTTGCGCCGGCCCCGCTATCGATATGAAACCGAACCAACTGTTCGGGATCCATCCGATAAACGTGATCGGCACCGAAAACCACTATGTACTCAGGATCTTCGTCGTAAATCAGGTTCAACGATTGATAGATCGCGTCGGCCGATCCGGTGTACCACCGCGGACCGAGGCGCTGCTGCGCCGGTACCGGGGTGATGTATTCGCCGGCCAGACCGGACAGCCGCCAGTTCTGCGAAATGTGACGGTCCAGCGAGTGCGACTTGTATTGGGTGAGAACACAGATCCTCAGGTAGCGAGCGTTGACGAGATTCGAAAGTACGAAGTCAATCAGGCGGTAGGCACCACCGAAGGGAACGGCGGGCTTGGCACGGTCGGCCGTTAGCGGGTAAAGCCGCTTGCCCTCGCCGCCGGCCAGGACGACACCCAGCACGTGCGGCACTTCCCTCATGGCTCAAACCTATCGGCCCCCGCCAACAGCTGCCAGCCGACTCCGCCTTACCGTCCGGCTGCTCCTCGTCCCACTACGCGGGCCGCATCGTCGCCGAACACCACCCCACCGTCCGGCTCCTCCTCGTCCCACTACGCGGGCCGCATCGTCGCCGAACACCACCCCACCGTCCGGCTCCTCCTCGTCCCACTACGCGGGCCGCATCGTCGCCGAACACCACCCCACCGTCCGGCTCCTCCTCGTCCCACTACGCGGGCCGCATCGTCGCCGAACACCACCCCACCGTCCGGCTCCTCCTCGTCCCACTACGCGGGCCGCATCGTCGCCGAACACCACCCCACCGTCCGGCTCCTCCTCGTCCCACTACGCGGGCCGCATCGTCGCCGAACTACGGTGCGGGGTATGCGGGTGGCGATGTTGACTCGGGAGTACCCACCGGAGGTCTATGGCGGGGCGGGGGTGCATGTCACCGAACTGGTATCCCGGCTGCGGCGGCTGTGCGAGGTTGACGTGCATTGCATCGGCGCGCCCCGCGCCGGCGCGTTGGCCCATCAGCCCGACCCGCGGCTAAGCGGCGCCAACGCGGCGCTGTCCACCTTGTCGTCGGACCTCGTGATGGCAGCTGCGGTCACTGCGGCCAACGTTGTGCATTCGCACACTTGGTACACCGGCCTGGCCGGGCACTTGGCGGCGAGGCTTCACCACATCCCCCACGTCCTGACCGCGCATTCGCTCGAGCCGCGGCGGCCGTGGAAAGCCGAGCAACTCGGCGCTGGCTATCACGTGTCCACATGGGTGGAGCAGACGGCGGTGCTGGCCGCTGACGCGGTCATCGCGGTCAGCTCGAGCATGCGCGATGACATTCAGCGGGTCTATCCGAGGTTGGATCCGAGCTTGGTGCACGTCGTCCGGAACGGGATCGACACTCACGTGTGGTACCCCACCGGGCCGACGGACGCCACGTCGGTACTGGCCGAGCTGGGCGTCGACCCGAAGCGGCCAACGGTGGCGTTCGTGGGCCGCATCACCCGGCAGAAAGGCGTTGCCCATTTGATAGCCGCCGCGCACCGATTCGTCCCCGAGGCGCAGCTCCTCCTGTGCGCCGGTGCTCCTGACACCCCGGAGATAGCCCGTGAAGTGCGCGCAGCCATCAGCGCGTTGGCCTGCAGTCGCACCGGGGTGTTCTGGGTTCGGGACCGGCTTCGGATCGAAGACTTGCGCGAAATACTTTCGGCAGCAACACTCTTCGTGTGCCCGTCGGTCTACGAGCCGTTGGGCATTGTTAATCTGGAGGCAATGGCGTGCGGGACCGCCGTTGTAGCCTCCGATGTGGGCGGGATTCCCGAAGTGGTCAGCGACGGCATCACCGGTTCGTTGGTGCATTACGCTCCTGACGACCCCGCCGCCTACGAGGCCAGATTGGCCGAGGCGGTCAATGCCCTCATCGCCGACCCGGCACGAGCGGCGCGCTACGGTCAAGCCGGGCGCCAGCGTTGTGTCGAAGAATTTTCCTGGGAACGCGCTGCCAAGCAAACCCTGGACATCTACCGGAAGGTGTGCGAATAGCGCCAACGATTCGGCGTTGGGCGATGCTAGGCCGACTTAACTCGTGACGCCCTTGAGTTCGTCGCCGAGCGCAGCAGCTTCGTCGGGCGTCAGCTCGACGACGAGACGGCCACCACCCTCAAGTGGTACCCGCATCACGATGCCACGCCCCTCCTTGGTTGCTTCCAGTGGACCGTCGCCGGTCCGGGGCTTCATCGCCGCCATCGAATGCTCCCTCCAGGTTCGAGCTGGCCCGCCCTCGCAGGCCTGGTCGGCGCCGAGCATGCCCCGCGTGTGGATTTCCAGCCATACCCGACATTGAACTGCCAAATCACCCCCCTATTGTTCCCTATTCCGGTCACCCAGGTGCACAAGGCCCGGCTGAAAAGGCCCACCGCCTCACCGAGCCCGATCGCCTGTCACCGAGGTCACGAGTGAGCGGGCACCCAGCAGTCCCGAATATGGTCATCGACCATCCCGGTCGCTTGCATCAGCGCATAGACGGTCGTGGGTCCCACGAAGCGGAACCCACGCCGCTTCAGCTCACGTGCCATCGCCTTCGATTCCGCACTTACCGAGGGAATCTCGGATAGATCGGCCGGCCGAGGCCGAGGTGGCGGCGCGAAGGACCACATCAGCTCGGACAGGTCTTCTGAGGATCCCAGGTTCGCCGCGGCACGCGCGTTGGCGACCGTCGCCTCGATCTTGGCCCGGTTGCGGACGATCCCGTCATCGGCCAGCAGCCGCTGCACGTCCGCATCCGTATAGGAAGCGACTGTCTCGATGTCGAACCCCGCGAACGCGCGGCGGAAATTCTCCCGCTTGCGCAGGATGATCAGCCACGATAGGCCACTCTGGAAGGCTTCCAGGCTCAACCGCTCGAACAACGCCACCCGACCGTACAGGGGCCGGCCCCATTCGTGGTCGTGATACTCGCGGTAGAGCTCGGCGTCGGGCCCCGGGCGCAGTACCGCCCAGCCGCAGCGAACTTGCTCCTGGTTGTTCACGTCGCTCACGTGGGGCCAGAACGATCGTGCGCGACCGGCTCGTCATCGGCAACGTTCGCGGCGTCCGGGCCGTCGACGTCTGATCGGTTGTCGGCCGCATGCATCGCGGCCAGCTCACCACGCAACACGTCGAGCTCACGGCCGAGCCGTTCCAGCACCCAGTCCACCTCACTGGTCTTGTAGCCACGCAGTACCTGAGTGAACTTGACCGCGTCGACATCCGCGCCGGTAACCCCGTATGCGGGCAGCACCGTCGCCGTCGTCGCCCGCGGCAGGGGCGGCAACTGCTCGCCACGGCCGAAAAGTAGGCTGGCCGCTCCGAACAAGACGATAGCCACCAGGACCAGCACCACCAGATACAGCAACACCAACGCCACGGAATCGATATTGCCCTACGTACTGGATGCGCCGCCGACCCCCTTGGACCGGCGTCAGCTCAACGCGGCCGCAACACCTTCATAGGGGGCCGGTCTACCAGCGACACCGGCCAGGTGTGCTGGGCGTAACCGTCACCATCGGGGCCGACAGCAAAGAACTGGGTCAACCCAGCGCCGGAATCGGGGACGCCGCAGCGCGCGAACAAGGTCGCGATGACCTGACGGCTCATTGCGCCGAGCTCGGCTAGCGGCCGGTTGCGATGCGCCCGCACGCCGAGGTTGACTTGCGCGATCCCATCCAGCCCCAGCCGGTCAAAGGTGTCGACCAGCAGGCCGATCTCCACGCCGTAGCCCGGAGCGAACGGCAGCGAGGTCAGCAGTTCCCGGGTGGCCGCGTACTCGCCGCCCAATGGCTGCAGCACGGAGCCCAGCTGGGGCCGCAGAGCCGCCAACAGCGGGCGCGCCACCAGCTCGGTGACTCGTCCACCACCGGTGGCGTCCGCGCCGCCACCCACTTCGTTGGCGTGCAGTGGGCGCCGGTAAAAGCTCTTG
It includes:
- the glgC gene encoding glucose-1-phosphate adenylyltransferase, whose protein sequence is MREVPHVLGVVLAGGEGKRLYPLTADRAKPAVPFGGAYRLIDFVLSNLVNARYLRICVLTQYKSHSLDRHISQNWRLSGLAGEYITPVPAQQRLGPRWYTGSADAIYQSLNLIYDEDPEYIVVFGADHVYRMDPEQLVRFHIDSGAGATVAGIRVPRATATAFGCIDADESGVIRGFVEKPLEPPGTPDDPETTFVSMGNYVFTTKVLIDAIRADADDDHSDHDMGGDIIPRLVADGRGAVYDFSDNEVPGATERDRGYWRDVGTLDAFYDAHMDLVSVHPVFNLYNKRWPIRGESENLAPAKFVNGGSAQDSVVGAGSIISAASVRNSVLSSNVVVDDGAIVEGSVIMPGARVGRGAVVRHAILDKNVVVGPGEMVGVDMEKDRERFAISTGGVVAVGKGVWI
- the glgA gene encoding glycogen synthase, with amino-acid sequence MRVAMLTREYPPEVYGGAGVHVTELVSRLRRLCEVDVHCIGAPRAGALAHQPDPRLSGANAALSTLSSDLVMAAAVTAANVVHSHTWYTGLAGHLAARLHHIPHVLTAHSLEPRRPWKAEQLGAGYHVSTWVEQTAVLAADAVIAVSSSMRDDIQRVYPRLDPSLVHVVRNGIDTHVWYPTGPTDATSVLAELGVDPKRPTVAFVGRITRQKGVAHLIAAAHRFVPEAQLLLCAGAPDTPEIAREVRAAISALACSRTGVFWVRDRLRIEDLREILSAATLFVCPSVYEPLGIVNLEAMACGTAVVASDVGGIPEVVSDGITGSLVHYAPDDPAAYEARLAEAVNALIADPARAARYGQAGRQRCVEEFSWERAAKQTLDIYRKVCE
- a CDS encoding DUF3117 domain-containing protein, whose protein sequence is MAAMKPRTGDGPLEATKEGRGIVMRVPLEGGGRLVVELTPDEAAALGDELKGVTS
- a CDS encoding DNA-3-methyladenine glycosylase I, yielding MNNQEQVRCGWAVLRPGPDAELYREYHDHEWGRPLYGRVALFERLSLEAFQSGLSWLIILRKRENFRRAFAGFDIETVASYTDADVQRLLADDGIVRNRAKIEATVANARAAANLGSSEDLSELMWSFAPPPRPRPADLSEIPSVSAESKAMARELKRRGFRFVGPTTVYALMQATGMVDDHIRDCWVPAHS
- a CDS encoding DivIVA domain-containing protein, encoding MALVLLYLVVLVLVAIVLFGAASLLFGRGEQLPPLPRATTATVLPAYGVTGADVDAVKFTQVLRGYKTSEVDWVLERLGRELDVLRGELAAMHAADNRSDVDGPDAANVADDEPVAHDRSGPT